ATGCCCCTCAAGCCCTCCCTGAAGGCCTCCTCGGTTAACAAGCCCCATCTCGCGCCTAAGGCGGAGATGTGACCCTCCAAAAGCTTGAAGCCCTTATTCATATCCTCCCTAAGCTTAGCTATCTCCTCATCATGCCTCAAAAACCCCTTATTCATATCCTCCCTAAGCTTAGCTATCTCCTCATCATGCCTCAAAAACCCCTTATTCATATCCTCCCTAAGCTTAGCTATCTCCTCATCATGCCTCAAAAACCCCTTATTCATATCCTCCCTAAGCTTATTTGCTTCTTCCCTGAGTTTAACCAGCTCCTCCCAGTGTTTATCCAGTCTCCTGAGGATCTCATCTAAGCCTAGGAGGCCTGCTACGGCATACCTGAATTCAGGGTCCTCCCTCAGGAGGCTTAGGAACTCCTGTTTCAGCTTGGCGCTCATCCTTTAGGCTCCTCATCCAATTAAGAGGGGGCTGGACCTGAGTATAAAAGTTGCCCCTGCTGTTTAGGGAGATCATAAGCGATGACCCGGACTTATATTTTAGAAGAGCTGAGGAGAACTCGATTAGAGGAGCTTTGATCCCTAAGTCACTTGGGATCGAGTAGCCCCTAGACTGGAATCCCCATTGCGGAGGAGCCACAGGCTAGAAACAATCCATCATGGGAATCGCCCTTAAAGGAGGGAACCTCGAAGCGGTGGCTCACCACCCAGACACCAAACCATTCCATCCGCTTTGAGTGATTAGATGGCTTCCCTGGAACTTACGCCTCTATTGTAGATGAGGCTTAACCAGCCATGGAAGGTTTAGAGTAGGATGTATTAGCGTATCCAATTAAGGGCCAATAAACATGAGTTGATCAACCATGGAGATACCTGTTTGAAAGGGGCAGCCATCAATTTTAAAAAAGAAATAATCTCACCAACATAGTTATGATCGCTATTAATATGGGAATATTGAAGCCTATCAATAATTTTTCAATTAATCCCACTCGCTTATCCACGTAATGGGTCAAATCTTCAAACCGCTTATTCATATCTTCGAACCTTTTATCAATAGCTTCGAAGCGCTTATCGCTGTAGCTCATTAACTCTTCGAAGCGCTTATCCATGGCCTCGAAGCGCTTATCCATGGCCTCGAAGCGCTTATCCATGGCCTCGAAGCGCTTATCCATGGCCTCGAAGCGCTTATCCATGGCCTCGAAGCGCTTATCGCTGTAGCTCATTAACTCTTCGAAGCGCTTATCCATGGCCTCGAAGCGCTTATCGCTGTAGCTTCTTAGATCTTGGAATCTTTTCTCCATGAAGTCTAGGAGCATTTTTATGTCTTCCTTTGTGGCGAACCTGTCCCAGGGGGCGAGCTTGAGGATCAGGCTGGTCAAAAGTTCAGGCTTCTTCTCCAAAGCCTCGGCTATGGCCTCGGGGTGGCTCCTAATTATGGATAGAACCTCCTCAACGCTCATCCGGCATCGACCATTAACTATTCGGGGGCTCAGGAATAGATGAAAGTCAGCGCGCCCTTAAAAGCCTTTATTGAATGGTTTAACTCTCGGCGTGTCTGGGCCTAGAGCTGCGACCGACTCCTCCGCCAGTGGCCTCCTAGGGAGGGAGGGCAAGTGGATCTCCCTCTTACTTCATGTCGAGTGGTGGACCTAAACCTTTATGGTGTTTACCCCTTCCTTTTCGGCGGCTTCGGCTTGTCTCTGGTCTGATGTCAGGAGGGGGATTCCCCGCCTCTTCGCTAAGGCTATGTATAAGGCGTCGTATATCGTTATCTTCTGGTTGGAGGCTATAAGCGTGGCTTCCTCTAGGTATTCATCCTCATCCTCGACCTTGATCGCCTTCGGGTAGAGTTCCCTTAGGACGCCCAGCATGGTGGAGGCCTCCTCAAGGCTCTGTTGGCCACGC
This genomic interval from Candidatus Bathyarchaeota archaeon contains the following:
- a CDS encoding DUF3782 domain-containing protein, with translation MSAKLKQEFLSLLREDPEFRYAVAGLLGLDEILRRLDKHWEELVKLREEANKLREDMNKGFLRHDEEIAKLREDMNKGFLRHDEEIAKLREDMNKGFLRHDEEIAKLREDMNKGFKLLEGHISALGARWGLLTEEAFREGLRGILEEEFKVEVERWIHRDEDGIVYGYPSSVEVDVAVHDGKVILIEISSHVRPSDVSTFKRKAELYERITGRKPDKLMIVTPYAEDEARYACLKHGIELYTKV
- a CDS encoding type II toxin-antitoxin system VapC family toxin, whose protein sequence is MKAIDASALLKFILREEGWRDVAEHLEEGTASIDLVIKESINAVLRRTWRGQQSLEEASTMLGVLRELYPKAIKVEDEDEYLEEATLIASNQKITIYDALYIALAKRRGIPLLTSDQRQAEAAEKEGVNTIKV